CCGACGCGCCGCCCGGCCACGACCGGCAGGCCGTAGAGCGTCACGCGCTCGGTGACGACGGCGCTGCCGCGCCGGCGCTCCCAGCGCGGCTCCTCGTGCGTGCGCCGGACCAGGTGCTCGGCCAGCGGCTCGATCCACGCCGGCTCGATGCGGGCGACCGTCCGTCCCCACAGCCGCGAGGTCTCGACGAGCTCGGCGGCCATCACCCACGACGGCGGCTTCTTGGCGAGCGCGCTCGCCGGGAAGACGGCGAACCGCGCGCCGCGGGCACCGAGGTACTCGCCCTTCCTGCGGGCGTCCCGGACGCCCACGTGGGACAGCAGCCCGGCCAGCAGCGCCTGGTGGACCGCCGCCGGCTCGGCCGGCTGCTGGTTGAAGCGCACGCCGACGTCCTTGGCGGCCGAGCGCAGCTGGCCGGCGAGGTCCTGCCACTCGCGGATGCGCAGGACGTGCAGGAACTCGCTCTTGCACTCGCGCCGGAAGGCGCTGCCCGACAGCACCCGCTGGCGCTCGCGCAGGTGGTTCCACAGGTTCAGCAGCGCCAGGAAGTCCGACGTCTCGTCGGCGAAGCGCGCGTGGCGCTCGTCGGCGGCCTGCCGCTTGTCGGCCGGGCGCTCGCGCGGGTCCTGGATGGAGAGCGCCGCCGCGATGACGACGACCTCCGTCGCACAGTGGCGCCGGTCGGCCTCGAGGACCATCCGTCCCAGCCGCGGGTCGACCGGCAGCCGGGCCAGCTTGCGCCCGAGCTTCGTCAGGCGCTTGCGCGGGTCCTCCTGCTGTGGGTCCAGCGCGCCGAGCTCGTGCAGGAGCGCGAGGCCGTCGCGGACCTGACGGCGGTCGGGCGGGTCGAGGAAGGGGAAGTCCTCGACGTCGCCCAGGCCGAGCGCCGCCATCTGGAGGATCACCGCGGCGAGGCTCGTGCGCTGGACCTCGGGGTCGGTGAACGCCGGGCGCGCCTCGAAGTCCTCCTCGGCGTAGAGCCGGATGCAGATGCCCTCGGCGACACGGCCGCAGCGGCCCTTGCGCTGGTTGGCCGACGCCTGCGAGATGCGCTCGATCGGCAGCCGCCGGACCTTGAGCCGGGCGCTGTAGCGGCTGATGCGTGCGGTGCCCGGGTCGACGACGTACCGGATGCCGGGGACCGTCAGCGACGTCTCGGCGACGTTCGTGGCCAGGACGACGCGCGGCTTGCCGCCCGGCTTGAAGACGCGCTGCTGCTCCTCGGCCGACAGCCGCGCGAAGAGCGGCAGGACCTCGACGCCGTCGCCGAGCCGGCCGCGCAGCCCCTCCGCGGTGTCGCGGATCTCGCGCTCGCCGCTGAGGAAGACGAGGACGTCGCCACGGCCCTCGCCGAAGAGCTCCTCGACCGCGTCGCCGATCGCCTCGGCCTGGTCGCGCTCGCCGGCCTCCGGGTCGTCGGGGTCCACCACCGGGCGGTAGCGGACCTCGACCGGGTACGTGCGCCCCGACACCTCCACGACCGGCGCGCCGTCGAAATGCGCGCTGAAGCGGTCGGTCTCGATCGTCGCGCTGGTGATGACGACCTTGAGGTCGGGCCGGCGCGGCAGGATCCGCTTGAGGCAGCCGAGCAGGAAGTCGATGTTCAGCGACCGCTCGTGGGCCTCGTCGACGACGACCGTGCTGTAGCGGCGCAGCAGCGGATCGCGCGCGATCTCCGCCAGCAGCAGGCCGTCGGTCATGAGCCGCACCTGCGTCTCGGCGCTCGAGCGGTCGCTGAAGCGCACCGCGTAGCCGACCTCGCGACCGAGCTGCACCCCGAGCTCCTCGGCGATGCGCTGGGCGACGGTCCGCGCCGCCAGCCGCCGCGGCTGGGTGTGGGCGATCATCCCGGCCTCGCCGCGGCCGAGCTCGAGCAGCATCTTGGGCAGCTGCGTCGTCTTGCCCGACCCGGTCTCGCCCGCGACGATCACGACCTGGTGGTCGCGCAGGACCTCCAGGAGCTCGTCCCGCCGGGCCGAGACCGGCAGCTGCGGCGGGTACGTGATCCGCACCCACCGCAGGGTAGGCGCCGCTACGCGGCTGCGGCGTGCGCCGGCTGCACCGGCCGGTCGCGCTCCTCGGGCCGGCTGCGGTACGGGCCGGGCTTGGGCCGCGGCTTGCCGCCCGGGAAGGCGAGGCGCAGGATCGTGCGCTGGACCATCCCCCACTGCTGGAGGAACGGCCCGGTGTTGTAGGGCAGGTCGTACTTCTCGCAGATCGCCTTGACCTTCGGCGCGATCTCCGCGTAGCGCGTGCTCGGCATGTCCGGGAAGAGGTGGTGCTCGACCTGGTAGCCGAGGTTCCCGCTGGCGACGTGGAACAGCGGCGAGCCCTCGATGTTCGCGGCGCCCGTGAGCTGGCGGATGTAGAAGGCGCCCTTGGTCTCGTCCTCGGTCTCCTCCTGCGTGTACACGTAGGTCTGGTCCGGGAAGTGGCCGCAGAAGATGATCCAGTTCGACCAGAAGTTCCGGATCAGGTTGGCGGTGAAGTTCGCCGTCAGGGTCTTCTTCCAGTGGCGACCCGAGAGCGCCGGGAACGCGATGTAGTCCTTGACGATCTGGCGCCGCGCCTTGGTCCAGATGCCCTTGAGCTCGCGCTTGAGCGCCTTGGGGTCCTTCTCGCCCTTGCGGACCGCCTCGATGTCGAGGTCGTGCACCGCCACGCCCCACTCGAAGAACGCCATGAGCAGCACGTTGTAGAAGGGCTGCAGCAGGTAGACCGGGTGCCACGGCTGGTGCGGGTCGATCCGCATGATCTCGTAGCCGAGGTCCTTGTCCTTGCCGAGGATGTTCGTGTACGTGTGGTGCACGTAGTTGTGGGAGTGCTTCCACGCCTCGGCGGTCGACGCCGTGTCCCAGTCCCACGTCGACGAGTGGATCTGCGGGTCGTTCATCCAGTCCCACTGACCATGCAGGACGTTGTGGCCGATCTCCATGTTCTCGAGGATCTTGGCCGCCCCGAGCCCCGCGGTGCCGGCGACCCACGCGGGCTTGTACTTCGAGAAGAACAGGAGCACCCGCGAGGCGACGAGCATCCGGCGGTGCAGCTCGATCATCGACTGGATGTAGCGGCGGTCGCGGTCGCCGAGGCTGTCGAACACCTCGTCGTGGATCGCGTCGAACTCCTTGCCGATCGCCTCGACCTCCTCCGGGCTGAGGCGGGACAGCGGGCTCTCGATCATCGGGGTGACGGGCATGGGGCCTTCGCTCTCGTGTCGGTGGGTCAGAGGTCGAGGACGACGTCGCCCTCGGGGGCGTGGATGCAGGTGCGGACCATCTCGCCGTCGGAGCCGCGGACCTCGCCGGAGCGCAGGTCGCGGACCTTGCCGCTGCACAGCCGCCCCACGCAGGTGTGGCAGATGCCCATGCGACAGCCGTAGGGCAGCTCGGCGCCGGCCTCCTCGCCGGCGACCAGGATCGGCGTGCCGCCGTCGCACTCGGTCTCGATGTCGCTCTTGAGCAGCTTGACGGTGCCGCCCGCGCCGTCGCCGGCGTCACCGCCGATGACGGGCTGGAAGCGCTCGAGGTGGAGCTTGTCGCGGTCGCCGTGGGCCTCCCAGTGCTCGCACATCGCGTCGAGCAGCTCGGCCGGCCCGCAGAGGAAGGTCTCGCGCTCGCGCCAGTCCTCGCACAGGCGGTCGAGGTCGGCCGGGCCCATCCGGCCGTCGCGGCCGGTGAGCTGGAGGTGCAGGCGGTAGCCGTCGTGGCGGTCGTCCAGCGCGCGCAGCTGGTCGCCGAAGACGACGTCGCCCTCCTCGCGCGCGGAGTGCAGGTGCACCACGTCGTGGATCGCGTCCTGCCGGCCCAGGCAGCGCAGCATCGACATGATCGGCGTGATGCCGCTGCCGGCGCTGATGAACAGCGCCTTGCGCGGTGGCGGGTCGGGCAGCGTGAACTGCCCCTCGACGCCGCCGAGGCGGACGATCGTCCCGGGCGTCGCCTCGCGCACGAGGTACGGCGTGACGGCGCCCTCCTCGACGAGCTTGGGCGTGATGGAGATGTTGCCGTCGGGCTGGCCGGGGTCGCTGGTCAGCGAGTACGCCCGCCAGTGGTGCACGCCGTCGACCACGAACCCGACGCGCAGGTACTGGCCGGGCTCGTGGCCCTCCCACTCCCAGCCGGGCTTGATGTGGATCGTGACGGCGTTGCCGGCCTCCCGGTCGATGCGCTCGATGCGCCCGCGCAGCTCCTGCGTCGACCACAGGGGGTTGACGAGCTCGAGGTAGTCGTCGGGCAGCAGCGGGGTGAAGAACGCCCGCAGGGCACGCAGCAGCTTGAGCCGCCACGCCGGGACAGAGGGACGCGCACCACGTTCGGCCAAGAGAGTCAGAACCTACCCGCGAACGTGACATCGATGCGTGTCACATGTTCAGCCGCGTACGTGGGCGGCTTCGCGCTGGGCATAGGATCCCCTCATGGTCGAGCACCAGAGGAGCGCCGCCGAGGACCTGCTCGGCGGCGACGTCGAGCGTGGCTCCATGCGCGCGAAGCTCGCCAACGCGATGGTCGGGCTCAAGGCCAAGTACTACGGGCGCGGCCCGGAGGCGGCCAAGGCCTACATCGACGACGAGCACGTCTTCGTCGTCCTCGAGGGCGGGCTGACGCGCAACGAGGAGACGCTGCTGAGCGCCGGCAAGCAGGACCTGGTGCGCAACTACCGCCTGGCCTTCCAGGAGTCCATGACCGAGACGACCTGCGGCGCCGTGCAGGAGATCACCGGCCGCAAGGTCATGGGCTACCACTCGCAGATCGTCTTCGACCCGCCGCGCAGCCTCGAGTGGTTCGTGCTCGAGGCGCCGCCCGGCGACTAGCCCGCCAGCGCGGCCTGCGCCATCGGCGGGTCGTCGGTGATGACCGCGTCGACCCCCGCCCGGGCCGCGGCCTTCACGGTCGCGGCGGTGTCCAGCGTGTACGGGGCGACCCGCTTGCCGAAGAGGTGGGCGAGGTGGATCGTCGCCTGGTCGACCGGCCACTGCGGGGAGATCCACTCGTAGCCGCGCAGGAGGGCGAGCAGCGGCCCGGTGCCGTTGAGCGCCCCGAGCGTCAGGAAGGCCGTCGGGTAGCCGGGAGCGAGCAGCTCGACGACGTCGAGGCTCGGCGGCCAGAAGGACTGCACGACGACCTGGTGGCGGGGCAGCCCGCTGCGCTTGAGGGCGTCGGCGACGCGGAACGCCAGGCCCATCAGCGGGTCGAAGTCCTCCTCCGTCGGGACGTTCTTGATCTCGACGGAGAGCCTGGCGCCCGCCTGGCGGGCCAGGGCGAAGACCTGCTCCAGGCGCGGCAGCGCCACCGCGGTGCCCGCGACGACCCCGCCGCCGGAGCCGCTGCCGGGGCTGCCCAGCACGTCGGACGGGCAGGCGGCCAGCTGCGCGGTCGTGCGGGCGCGGACGGGGCCGGAGCACGCCGTCGTGCGGTCGAGCGTCGGGTCGTGGATGACGACCATCCCGTCCTTGGTCCGCGTGACGTCGAGCTCGATCGTCCAGCCGTTGGCCGCCGCGTGGGCGAAGGCCGGGAGCGTGTTCTCCGGGTAGGTCGGCGTCCCGTTGAGCACCGACCCTCCGCGGTGGGCCTGGATGGCGGGCGCGGCGGACGCCACAGGCGCCAGCACCCCCAGCAGCACGCCCACCACGACGACGACCTTCGCGACCCCCCGCATGGGGCGACGTTATCGCGAGGTGAACGCCGTGTGATGCGCTACGCGCCGCCCGGCGTGCGCGGCGGGTTGGGCCGCAGCCCGTGGTCGCCGAAGGGCTCGTCGCGGGCACGGACCGCGGTGCGCCAGCCCTCCGTCGCCGCCTGCCGCGCGAAGGCGTGGCCCTCCTCGGTGTGGCGGGTGATGCCGTCGAGCAGGACGCCGAGCGCCTGCGTCGCGTCGAGGCCCGCGCCCGTGAGCGTCTGGCGCAGCAGGAGCTTCATCATCACGAGCTGGTTGCGCGGCATCCGCGCGATGCGCTGGACGAGGTCCTCGGCGCGCTCGTCGAGCTCGTCGGCCGGGGCGGACTCGACGGCCAGCCCCCACTCGACGGCCTGGCGGCCGGTGAGGCTGTCGCCGGTGAACAGCAGGCGCGCGGCGCGCTGCACCCCGATGCGCGACGCCCACAGTGCCGTGGTCGGCGAGCCCCAGACGCGCGCCGGCGGGTAGCCGATCTTCAGGTCGTCGCTGACGATGAGCAGGTCGCTGCAGAGGGCGAGGTCCGTGCCACCGGCCACGCAGAAGCCGTGGGCCTTGCACACGACGG
The DNA window shown above is from Conexibacter sp. SYSU D00693 and carries:
- the hrpA gene encoding ATP-dependent RNA helicase HrpA; this encodes MGDGPAHDPAPRLPGRQAAAQARPVPQPARGARPAGAAGARRSRVAAPTLRWVRITYPPQLPVSARRDELLEVLRDHQVVIVAGETGSGKTTQLPKMLLELGRGEAGMIAHTQPRRLAARTVAQRIAEELGVQLGREVGYAVRFSDRSSAETQVRLMTDGLLLAEIARDPLLRRYSTVVVDEAHERSLNIDFLLGCLKRILPRRPDLKVVITSATIETDRFSAHFDGAPVVEVSGRTYPVEVRYRPVVDPDDPEAGERDQAEAIGDAVEELFGEGRGDVLVFLSGEREIRDTAEGLRGRLGDGVEVLPLFARLSAEEQQRVFKPGGKPRVVLATNVAETSLTVPGIRYVVDPGTARISRYSARLKVRRLPIERISQASANQRKGRCGRVAEGICIRLYAEEDFEARPAFTDPEVQRTSLAAVILQMAALGLGDVEDFPFLDPPDRRQVRDGLALLHELGALDPQQEDPRKRLTKLGRKLARLPVDPRLGRMVLEADRRHCATEVVVIAAALSIQDPRERPADKRQAADERHARFADETSDFLALLNLWNHLRERQRVLSGSAFRRECKSEFLHVLRIREWQDLAGQLRSAAKDVGVRFNQQPAEPAAVHQALLAGLLSHVGVRDARRKGEYLGARGARFAVFPASALAKKPPSWVMAAELVETSRLWGRTVARIEPAWIEPLAEHLVRRTHEEPRWERRRGSAVVTERVTLYGLPVVAGRRVGLARLDPAGARELFLRKALVERDWDTRQRFFAENGRRLEEVEELEHRSRRRGLLASDETLLAFFDARVPAEVVDARSFDRWWRDARKDDPDLLTLPRELLVDEAAAGSLDDPDERPVVWRDGELEMALSYRFEPGAPDDGVTVHVPLTALAALDADAFTWQVPALREELVTALLRGLPKELRKPLVPVPETAKAVVARLRPGREPLLEAVAREVAALRGVRIAYADWDLERVPDHLRLAFRVEDEQGRVVAEGRDLDALRAAARPLLQEQLTAATPDLERHGLRTWDGVGELPRRVELPGSGGAVAAFPALVDEGETVGVRVLDTPEQQAAAMAAGTRRLLLLTSPSPAKAVRDRLSPAAQLTLATAPHGSLAAVLQDATVAAVDALVAQAGGPAWDAASFGRLRDHVAGHLVPATAQVVDQAVEVLDAVREVRRGLEALRGPQFAPVREDVSRQLGRLVHPGFLAGVGVRRLPDVLRYVRGAARRLERVPDALAVDLDRLRAVQELEALLAARRAAWPAGRPLPEALREVPWMLEELRMSHFAQGLGARKQVSAKRIRKALDEAAREALTAAGPAS
- a CDS encoding ferredoxin reductase; this translates as MAERGARPSVPAWRLKLLRALRAFFTPLLPDDYLELVNPLWSTQELRGRIERIDREAGNAVTIHIKPGWEWEGHEPGQYLRVGFVVDGVHHWRAYSLTSDPGQPDGNISITPKLVEEGAVTPYLVREATPGTIVRLGGVEGQFTLPDPPPRKALFISAGSGITPIMSMLRCLGRQDAIHDVVHLHSAREEGDVVFGDQLRALDDRHDGYRLHLQLTGRDGRMGPADLDRLCEDWRERETFLCGPAELLDAMCEHWEAHGDRDKLHLERFQPVIGGDAGDGAGGTVKLLKSDIETECDGGTPILVAGEEAGAELPYGCRMGICHTCVGRLCSGKVRDLRSGEVRGSDGEMVRTCIHAPEGDVVLDL
- a CDS encoding Na-translocating system protein MpsC family protein — protein: MVEHQRSAAEDLLGGDVERGSMRAKLANAMVGLKAKYYGRGPEAAKAYIDDEHVFVVLEGGLTRNEETLLSAGKQDLVRNYRLAFQESMTETTCGAVQEITGRKVMGYHSQIVFDPPRSLEWFVLEAPPGD
- a CDS encoding glycerophosphodiester phosphodiesterase gives rise to the protein MRGVAKVVVVVGVLLGVLAPVASAAPAIQAHRGGSVLNGTPTYPENTLPAFAHAAANGWTIELDVTRTKDGMVVIHDPTLDRTTACSGPVRARTTAQLAACPSDVLGSPGSGSGGGVVAGTAVALPRLEQVFALARQAGARLSVEIKNVPTEEDFDPLMGLAFRVADALKRSGLPRHQVVVQSFWPPSLDVVELLAPGYPTAFLTLGALNGTGPLLALLRGYEWISPQWPVDQATIHLAHLFGKRVAPYTLDTAATVKAAARAGVDAVITDDPPMAQAALAG
- a CDS encoding crotonase/enoyl-CoA hydratase family protein; amino-acid sequence: MDGLTSLRYAVDGRVARITLSRPERGNAIDAALPRELRACVEQADLDPAVHVMLLSGEGPGFCGGYDLGLWAQDLGAPDDDPRDRLAPTDPVAIAANHDPRRTWDPTVDLQMMRRNADAFMSLARADKPVVCKAHGFCVAGGTDLALCSDLLIVSDDLKIGYPPARVWGSPTTALWASRIGVQRAARLLFTGDSLTGRQAVEWGLAVESAPADELDERAEDLVQRIARMPRNQLVMMKLLLRQTLTGAGLDATQALGVLLDGITRHTEEGHAFARQAATEGWRTAVRARDEPFGDHGLRPNPPRTPGGA